One Terriglobia bacterium genomic region harbors:
- a CDS encoding YbbC/YhhH family protein produces MKTLFLFVAVLLVSIVSSYSQAAPPAQNLVPDSETAIALAKVILKPIYGVDFLKKKIFSAEEREGVWTVIGKSKIPPGKIAIGGVVELRINATDARIAYLHLSL; encoded by the coding sequence AAAACACTTTTTCTGTTTGTCGCAGTCCTATTAGTCAGCATTGTTTCTTCTTACTCGCAAGCGGCACCGCCAGCGCAGAACCTCGTCCCCGATTCAGAAACCGCCATCGCACTGGCAAAGGTCATCCTCAAGCCGATTTATGGAGTGGATTTTCTGAAGAAGAAAATATTCAGCGCTGAAGAGCGAGAGGGTGTGTGGACTGTGATTGGTAAATCAAAGATACCTCCCGGCAAAATTGCCATTGGGGGAGTGGTCGAGCTTCGAATAAACGCGACAGATGCGAGAATTGCATACCTGCATCTGAGCCTGTGA